One genomic window of Elaeis guineensis isolate ETL-2024a chromosome 2, EG11, whole genome shotgun sequence includes the following:
- the LOC105054038 gene encoding uncharacterized protein isoform X5: MGAPTTLTKWIPEDDLLLKNAVEAGASLESLAKGAVRFSRRFTLQELKDRWYSLLYDSDISAEASARIIEFEMELSISNPPKANRTCISKGKDSLSGKRKEDSVRSHYYTKRKRVCHEPCSSANPGFLVPHRPPITTGTSYGYGDQLEPQSQHPVDNISLGAAFLNCYKHQGTGYCNGPHDLSDIMRVDSAAASGSIAHHAFHTEHVSSVEGELPNGIVDRNCLYGYTKNISSVSIDKAGENNGNQPLGHENIQKDHLQILREDLASLKACSDGQEIKPLQPLPTRNLYDNKVIEAKPLPNVDPSDGNENDFAGNNKANSQVSESEYPFRQVGCSSPAPGLPIWGTIQNISAPSLPLGVHFDEKESEILIVNESKNMDMPCGVTSEPKLNDGISDAGLGNAAMISESDFVDFSSINFADDEELLFVDMDEKDVDNNSCLDGLGSMLLNSPSDTHQDDLPNSSGPEATKLLDSCIMVPEGVCSGGTNDNCDQICSGHDNGHDFHISEVNQPSSSLKMSHIIDPLEGSVICTLNTEDPEIPCNDGAFLPTQALPQVPNSTREHNPKEQNDLISSSIKMLSNDGKHTVKDLTMAKEEQVAIVQPLLSSMKAKSSTLLKVGTIPTADGCKVEAESFKINSIAGVSRLAGIAVDDPNSCTSATVALPSAPFAAKEE; encoded by the exons GCTGGTGCTTCCTTGGAGTCATTGGCTAAAGGTGCAGTGCGCTTTTCTCGTCGATTTACTCTTCAAGAACTTAAAGACCGTTGGTATTCGCTTCTTTATGATTCAGATATCTCAGCTGAGGCATCTGCTCGTATTATTGAATTCGAGATGGAACTTTCTATATCCAATCCTCCCAAAGCTAACAGAACTTGCATTTCCAAAGGAAAAGATTCTTTATCTGGGAAACGAAAAGAGGACAGTGTACGAAGCCATTACTATACCAAGCGAAAGAGAGTTTGCCATGAACCTTGTAGTTCTGCCAATCCGGGTTTTCTTGTGCCGCACCGTCCACCCATCACTACTGGCACTAGCTATGGTTATGGAGACCAGTTAGAACCTCAGAGTCAGCATCCTGTTGATAATATTTCCTTAGGGGCTGCTTTCTTAAATTGTTATAAGCATCAAGGAACTGGCTATTGTAATGGACCGCATGATCTCTCTGATATTATGAGGGTCGATTCTGCTGCTGCCTCTGGTAGTATTGCTCACCATGCATTTCATACAGAACACGTGAGCTCAGTTGAAGGTGAGCTTCCAAACGGAATAGTAGATAGGAACTGCTTATATGGGTACACAAAAAATATTTCTTCTGTGTCAATTGACAAAGCAGGAGAAAATAATGGAAATCAGCCCCTTGGACATGAAAACATACAAAAAGATCATCTGCAGATCCTTAGAGAGGATCTTGCTTCTTTAAAAGCCTGCTCAGATGGACAGGAAATTAAGCCATTGCAACCATTACCAACAAGAAACCTGTATGACAACAAAGTTATAGAAGCAAAACCTTTACCTAATGTTGACCCATCTGACGGTAATGAAAATGATTTTGCAGGAAACAATAAAGCAAATTCACAAGTTTCAGAATCTGAGTATCCATTCCGTCAAGTTGGATGTTCATCTCCAGCACCTGGTCTCCCTATTTGGGGAACGATTCAGAATATATCTGCACCGAGCTTGCCATTGGGTGTGCACTTTGATGAAAAAGAAAGTGAGATTCTCATTGTTAATGAAAGCAAGAACATGGATATGCCATGTGGTGTCACCTCGGAACCCAAGTTGAATGATGGGATATCTGATGCTGGCTTAGGTAATGCAGCCATGATCTCAGAAAGTGACTTTGTGGATTTTTCTAGCATTAATTTTGCTGATGATGAGGAGCTTCTTTTCGTTGACATGGATGAGAAAGATGTTGATAATAACTCTTGCCTAGATGGTCTAGGCTCCATGTTGTTGAATTCTCCAAGCGACACACATCAAGATGATCTCCCTAACTCAAGTGGTCCTGAAGCAACAAAGCTTTTGGACTCATGCATCATGGTTCCTGAAGGGGTTTGTTCTGGTGGGACCAATGATAATTGTGATCAGATATGTTCTGGCCATGATAATGGTCATGATTTTCATATATCAGAAGTTAATCAGCCATCTTCTTCTTTGAAAATGTCTCATATTATTGACCCTCTTGAAGGGTCTGTAATCTGTACGTTGAATACAGAGGATCCTGAAATCCCATGCAATGATGGTGCCTTTTTACCCACTCAAGCGCTTCCGCAAGTTCCCAACTCTACACGGGAGCACAATCCTAAGGAACAAAATGATCTAATTTCCTCCTCTATCAAGATGTTATCCAATGATGGGAAGCATACTGTAAAGGACTTAACCATGGCAAAAGAGGAACAGGTGGCAATCGTGCAACCTCTTTTATCCTCCATGAAGGCAAAATCATCCACATTGCTAAAAGTGGGTACGATACCCACAGCTGATGGTTGCAAGGTAGAAGCTGAgtcctttaaaattaattcaattGCTGGAGTCTCCAGACTTGCGGGTATTGCTGTTGATGACCCAAATTCATGCACATCAGCAACTGTTGCATTACCCTCTGCCCCATTTGCTGCCAAAGAAG AATAG